GGATGCTGATACCGTCAACATTCGTCGCTTTGCCACCCGCAATGTCAACAAACGTCGGCAGAAGATCGTAGCCAATGACCGGCGTGTCGTTTGTTGTTGCGGGCGAGATTTGTCCGGGCCAGCGAATGATAAACGGGACTCGAATGCCGCCTTCGTACAGGTTCCATTTCGAACCTCGCAGCGGCGCATTGGCACAGTATTCCGGGTGCCCGCCATTGTCAGAAATGAACACGACCAGCGTGTCATTCATTAGCTGTGCGTCGTCGATGGCTTTCAGAACCGTGCCGACATGATGGTCGAGTGTTTCCACGAAGGCCGCGTATTCCAGTCGCTTTTTTCGGTTTGGCGAGTCGGCCGGAATTCGATCTTGATACTGCTCGACCAACCAACGACAACGATTCCTGACCGGCGTGTGAACATAAAACGACGACATCATCAGGAAGAACGGCTTGCGGTGCGAACTCCGGATAAAGTCGGCCGCGCGATTGACCATTGAATCTTCCGGAAACTGACCGTCCGGCAAATCCGATGGCGCGGGGTTCTTCTTCCATGCATACGGATGATCGCCAAAGTCTTCTTGAGCAACCTGAAAGCCCTGATTGGGCGGCCCGAACTGCGGATGCCACCCGAGATAGCGTTGGAAATGTTGGCTCACATGCCACTTGCCGAAGAAAGCCGTTTCATAGTTTAAGGTAGCCAGCCTTTCCGCGACTGTTATTTCCGCCAGCGGCAGGTTCAACGTATATGGCGGCGCGGCCAGCGGTTGAGGTGCATCTAGCTTTTGGGGACTCGCTTCCGCTTTTGTGACGAATTCAAACTGCAGCCGAGCAGGCGTGCGACCGGTCAAAATGCTGGCTCGCGCGGCGGAACAAATGGGCGCAGGTGAGTAGCCGTGTGTAAACCGCATGCCTTCCGATGCCAATCGGTCGATGTGTGGCGTGCGATGCCAGGGGTGGCCATAGCAGCCGACGTCTGACCAGCCAAGGTCATCCGCCAGAATCAACACAATGTTGGGTTGTGCTGCGTCGCTGGACGGGACCGTAAAGACAGTCAGAGCGATGGCGAAGCAGCAACATAATAACAGGACAGCGCCGGGGGCAGAAAGGTAACTCATAGTGGCCTTCGGTTCAGACGTTCATTCGAAAGCGAGATTGTTTTCGTCGCCAACGTTATTAGTCAGCGATGAAGCATCGCAGATTGAAGGCTGGCGTGATTACTCGTCCGGCCAACCTGGAAGTTCAAACTTCTTGACGGTGTTGGCCGTGTGCTCGCCGTAGTGCCGAATCATTTGCCGCAGCAATGCTTTCAACGTTGGCCAGCTGCTGCCTGGTGCTTTCTTGTTCAATTCGAGCCCATCTAACAAGTAGGCAAATCGGCGAGTGAAGTCGCTGACTCGCTGCATTTGTCGAGCTTCTTCTTTGCCGTCCCAGTCCGGATGAGCGAATTCATAATCTGGTGGCATCTGTTTGGGGTTCAGATCCATCACGGGAATGGCGGGGGCAATCGCGTGAAAGATCTGCGAAAAGAACAGCAACTGGCGCCCCATCATGTGCTCGCAATTCCAACGAGGCGTGTGAGTGCCATTGGCAGGTTTGAAGTTGAGCTGCTTTACTGACAACTTGCTGAAGACCTTCTGCGAATCACTGCACGATTTTTCCATGGCAGCGAACAGTTCGGTCAGCTCATCATTCATCTGCCACGGCTCC
This DNA window, taken from Fuerstiella marisgermanici, encodes the following:
- a CDS encoding sulfatase, which codes for MSYLSAPGAVLLLCCCFAIALTVFTVPSSDAAQPNIVLILADDLGWSDVGCYGHPWHRTPHIDRLASEGMRFTHGYSPAPICSAARASILTGRTPARLQFEFVTKAEASPQKLDAPQPLAAPPYTLNLPLAEITVAERLATLNYETAFFGKWHVSQHFQRYLGWHPQFGPPNQGFQVAQEDFGDHPYAWKKNPAPSDLPDGQFPEDSMVNRAADFIRSSHRKPFFLMMSSFYVHTPVRNRCRWLVEQYQDRIPADSPNRKKRLEYAAFVETLDHHVGTVLKAIDDAQLMNDTLVVFISDNGGHPEYCANAPLRGSKWNLYEGGIRVPFIIRWPGQISPATTNDTPVIGYDLLPTFVDIAGGKATNVDGISIRPAFGDLNWSPDRSLLWHFPYYHPESTYSKAVEEIGINDFAVSKTKPQSALRRSNFKIINFAEGNRLELYDLSTDTGEQHDVSHRFPDVAARMAMELEQRLTEMNARRATVNK